In the Solidesulfovibrio carbinoliphilus subsp. oakridgensis genome, one interval contains:
- a CDS encoding glycosyltransferase has product MPQSVDVTVVVPAYNAAATLPATLAGLAAQRFAGRVEVIVVDDGSTDATAAVAEAAGATVLRQKNQGPATARNAGATAGRGELLVFTDADCEPHPDFLAALTRPLADPGVSGVQGAYRTRQPQLVARFAQAEFEDRYAFTARFPCLDLVATYAAAFRRELFLQEGGFDTSYPVANNEDTEFSYRLCRLGHRLVFAPKALVFHRHPATLGKYLRIKFWRAYWRLAACRDHPEKVLRDGYTPGVVRLQTALAGLLALGLIFWPVTALGGVLALAGGVAVLCSALPFAAFAGKRDRGLAVAAPGLVLARSLAFAGGAAWAVLERLAGRACTLLRSRRGQS; this is encoded by the coding sequence ATGCCGCAATCCGTGGACGTGACCGTGGTGGTGCCGGCCTACAACGCGGCGGCCACCCTGCCGGCGACCCTGGCCGGGCTTGCCGCCCAGAGGTTTGCCGGCCGGGTGGAGGTGATCGTGGTGGACGACGGCTCCACCGACGCCACGGCGGCCGTGGCCGAAGCGGCCGGGGCCACGGTCCTGCGCCAGAAAAACCAGGGCCCGGCCACGGCCCGAAACGCCGGCGCCACGGCCGGACGCGGGGAGCTCCTCGTTTTCACCGACGCCGATTGCGAGCCCCACCCGGATTTCCTGGCCGCACTGACCCGGCCCCTGGCCGATCCCGGCGTCTCGGGGGTGCAGGGTGCCTACCGGACCCGGCAACCGCAGCTGGTGGCCCGGTTCGCCCAGGCCGAATTCGAGGACCGCTACGCCTTCACGGCCCGGTTCCCCTGCCTGGATCTGGTGGCCACCTACGCGGCGGCCTTCCGACGGGAACTTTTTCTGCAGGAAGGCGGCTTCGACACCTCCTATCCCGTAGCCAACAACGAGGACACGGAATTTTCCTACCGCCTGTGCCGGCTGGGGCACCGGCTGGTCTTCGCGCCCAAGGCGCTGGTCTTTCACCGCCACCCGGCGACCTTGGGCAAGTATCTGCGCATCAAGTTCTGGCGGGCCTACTGGCGGCTGGCCGCCTGCCGGGACCACCCGGAAAAGGTCCTTCGCGACGGCTATACGCCGGGCGTGGTCCGGCTCCAGACCGCCCTTGCCGGCCTGCTGGCCCTCGGGCTGATCTTCTGGCCCGTGACCGCCCTTGGCGGCGTCCTGGCCCTGGCGGGCGGGGTGGCGGTCCTTTGCTCGGCCCTGCCGTTTGCCGCCTTTGCCGGCAAACGGGACCGGGGCCTGGCCGTGGCCGCCCCGGGACTCGTCCTGGCCCGGTCCCTGGCCTTTGCCGGCGGCGCGGCCTGGGCCGTTTTGGAGCGGCTGGCCGGCCGGGCTTGTACCCTGCTTCGGAGCCGGCGGGGCCAATCGTGA
- a CDS encoding calcium-binding protein: protein MVRKTMAILAVLTLAAALGGCAGKKGYASADEVFVKYDTDKNGVITKEEFTAKWQDKQKAETAWKKIDAKNNGFVDRVLSNDIPLSVWNDVESQDTPY from the coding sequence ATGGTGCGAAAGACAATGGCTATCCTGGCGGTTTTGACCCTGGCCGCGGCGCTTGGCGGCTGCGCCGGGAAAAAGGGCTATGCCTCGGCGGACGAGGTGTTCGTCAAGTACGACACGGACAAAAACGGCGTCATCACCAAGGAAGAGTTCACGGCCAAGTGGCAGGACAAGCAGAAGGCCGAAACCGCCTGGAAAAAGATCGACGCGAAAAACAACGGCTTTGTGGACCGGGTGCTCAGCAACGACATTCCGCTGAGCGTCTGGAACGACGTGGAGAGCCAGGACACGCCCTACTAG
- a CDS encoding ParA family protein gives MGIIITIANNKGGVGKTTLTCNLAHALALKGGRALVIDTDSQCNATSLLTGGNISFQNSLYDILTSRDLAPKKAIIESSIKKIDLLPNSSDTAVLEYDLSQNLPENYSILRSRVRDYVKEKYQYVLIDTPPNLGYFSLSSLFAADFCIVPISAGSAYSIEGLLRVLAIIEKIQEDGNPDLRFLRLLVNNIDRRTAMGRVIVSELEKNFKGKMFETHIPRSTVFEQAEYIKSTVFGNHATTYGAKAYRELATELKRILGSPE, from the coding sequence GTGGGAATCATCATCACGATCGCCAACAACAAGGGCGGCGTCGGCAAAACGACCCTGACATGCAACCTGGCCCACGCCCTGGCCCTCAAGGGGGGGCGGGCCCTGGTCATCGACACGGATTCGCAATGCAATGCGACCAGTCTTTTGACCGGCGGAAACATATCATTTCAAAATTCATTATATGATATTCTGACATCCCGAGATTTGGCCCCCAAGAAAGCGATCATTGAATCATCAATCAAAAAAATAGACCTGTTGCCGAACAGTTCCGATACGGCAGTCCTGGAATACGACTTGTCCCAGAACCTGCCGGAAAACTATTCCATCCTCCGTTCCAGAGTTCGTGATTATGTAAAAGAAAAGTATCAATATGTTTTAATAGATACTCCTCCAAACCTTGGTTATTTTTCCCTTTCCTCCCTTTTCGCCGCTGATTTCTGTATCGTTCCCATTTCCGCCGGTTCCGCCTACAGCATCGAAGGCCTTTTGCGGGTTTTGGCGATCATCGAGAAAATCCAGGAAGACGGCAATCCGGATCTCCGTTTCCTGCGCCTTCTCGTCAATAACATCGACCGCAGAACGGCCATGGGACGGGTTATCGTTTCCGAGCTCGAAAAGAATTTCAAAGGCAAAATGTTTGAAACGCATATTCCGCGCAGCACGGTTTTCGAACAAGCCGAATATATCAAATCGACCGTGTTCGGGAATCATGCGACAACCTATGGCGCAAAAGCCTATCGTGAATTGGCGACCGAACTAAAGCGCATTCTCGGCAGCCCTGAGTAG
- a CDS encoding type II toxin-antitoxin system RelE/ParE family toxin, translating into MIQSFRCKKTRKLYEDGDCDKRFRAFQRSAERALRKLEAAVELIDLRQPPSNRFEALHGDREGQCSIRINDKWRLCFTWGPSGAENVEIVDYH; encoded by the coding sequence ATGATCCAGTCGTTTCGCTGCAAAAAGACCCGCAAACTTTATGAGGACGGCGACTGCGACAAACGGTTCCGGGCCTTTCAGCGAAGCGCGGAACGGGCCTTGCGCAAGCTCGAAGCGGCCGTGGAACTGATCGACCTGCGCCAGCCGCCGAGCAACCGATTCGAGGCCTTGCACGGCGACCGCGAAGGGCAGTGCAGCATCCGCATCAACGACAAATGGCGGCTCTGCTTCACCTGGGGGCCCTCCGGAGCGGAAAACGTGGAGATCGTGGATTACCACTGA
- a CDS encoding B12-binding domain-containing radical SAM protein, with amino-acid sequence MMSVLALNPPFLPKFSRPQRSPAVTKSGTLYFPLFLAQTVAVLEEDGYAVTFLDAPAADLSLEDVLARARADRPALAVLDTSTPSIDADVAAAGALRAALPGLFTVLVGPHATALAEEVLLATPGAVSAVARREYDLTVLELARVLESGPATPERLATIDGLSFVDATGRVVHNPDRPYLDDLDRLPPVAPVYKRHLDIRHYFNPNAKPPMVTLATSRGCPYRCSFCLHPQTLTGRAARCRSVEKVLDEVSWCLDNFPGLRTIFFEDDTLTADRVRCREFCAAILRRGLRFEWSANSRADLDAGLLAVMHRAGCRQVCVGFESADPKALASMKKGLAASRMEKFRADAKAAGIKVHGCFIFGFPGDTRESILATIDFALKLNPDTAQFYPVMVYPGTEAYAEYNAAGHVTAASYRDWLTPSGLHNCVIRNESLSAAELVRLCDLARRRFYLRPSFLAKRALLSLASPGEMARTLRAGKVFLKHLLFGSRV; translated from the coding sequence ATGATGTCTGTTTTGGCGCTCAACCCGCCTTTTCTGCCCAAATTTTCCCGGCCCCAGCGGTCGCCGGCCGTGACCAAAAGCGGCACCCTGTATTTCCCGCTGTTTCTGGCCCAGACCGTGGCCGTACTGGAAGAGGACGGCTATGCCGTCACCTTCCTGGACGCCCCGGCCGCCGACCTGAGCCTGGAGGACGTCCTGGCCCGGGCCAGGGCCGACCGGCCGGCCCTGGCCGTGCTTGACACCTCCACCCCGAGCATCGACGCCGACGTGGCCGCGGCCGGTGCCCTGCGCGCCGCCCTGCCGGGCCTCTTCACCGTGCTGGTCGGCCCCCACGCCACGGCCCTGGCCGAGGAGGTCCTTCTCGCCACGCCCGGCGCGGTCTCGGCCGTGGCCCGGCGCGAGTACGACCTGACCGTGCTGGAGCTGGCCCGGGTCCTCGAATCCGGCCCGGCCACGCCCGAGCGGCTGGCCACGATCGACGGCCTGTCCTTCGTGGACGCCACGGGCCGGGTGGTCCACAACCCGGACCGGCCGTATCTGGACGACCTGGACCGCCTGCCCCCGGTGGCCCCGGTCTACAAGCGGCACCTGGACATCCGCCACTATTTCAACCCCAACGCCAAGCCGCCCATGGTGACACTCGCCACCTCGCGGGGCTGTCCCTACCGCTGCTCCTTTTGCCTGCACCCCCAGACCCTGACCGGCCGGGCCGCCCGCTGCCGGTCCGTGGAAAAGGTGCTCGACGAAGTGAGCTGGTGCCTGGACAACTTTCCGGGCCTTCGCACCATCTTTTTCGAGGACGACACGCTCACCGCCGACCGGGTCCGGTGCCGGGAATTTTGCGCCGCCATCCTGCGCCGGGGGCTTCGCTTCGAGTGGTCGGCCAACAGCCGGGCCGATCTCGACGCCGGGCTTCTGGCCGTCATGCACCGGGCCGGTTGTCGGCAGGTCTGCGTCGGGTTCGAGTCGGCCGACCCCAAGGCGCTGGCCTCCATGAAAAAAGGGCTGGCCGCCTCGCGCATGGAAAAGTTCCGGGCCGACGCCAAAGCGGCCGGCATCAAGGTCCACGGCTGCTTCATCTTCGGCTTCCCGGGCGACACCCGGGAATCGATCCTGGCCACCATCGACTTCGCCCTGAAACTGAACCCCGACACGGCCCAGTTCTATCCGGTCATGGTCTACCCCGGCACCGAGGCCTATGCCGAGTACAATGCCGCCGGCCACGTGACGGCGGCAAGCTACCGCGACTGGCTGACGCCCTCGGGGCTCCACAACTGCGTGATCCGAAACGAGAGCCTTTCGGCCGCCGAGCTGGTCCGGCTGTGCGACCTGGCCCGCCGCCGGTTCTACCTGCGCCCGTCCTTTCTGGCCAAACGGGCGCTCCTTTCGCTGGCCTCGCCCGGCGAGATGGCCCGGACGCTTCGGGCCGGCAAGGTCTTCCTCAAACACCTCCTCTTCGGCTCCCGTGTCTGA
- a CDS encoding HigA family addiction module antitoxin, with product MMKNPVHPGLLVKECLEDLGLSVAEAARGIGITRQQLHNVIAGRSAVTPEMAVRFEKAFGSTADTWLGMQMRHDLAQVRQRNCAIAVERLTPKVA from the coding sequence ATGATGAAAAATCCCGTACATCCCGGCCTTCTCGTCAAGGAATGCCTTGAGGATCTTGGCCTGAGCGTCGCGGAAGCCGCCAGGGGAATAGGCATCACGCGCCAGCAACTGCATAACGTCATTGCCGGGCGCAGCGCCGTCACCCCGGAAATGGCCGTCCGCTTTGAAAAGGCCTTCGGCAGCACGGCGGACACCTGGCTTGGAATGCAGATGCGCCACGATCTGGCCCAGGTCCGCCAGCGAAATTGCGCCATCGCCGTGGAACGCCTGACGCCCAAAGTGGCCTAA
- a CDS encoding antitoxin MazE family protein, which yields MAMQTAPLTPGQKMRQYRCKMKQKGLRSVQIWIPDTRSPAISSALRRQSLLASRSPEEQEVMTFLDDVRAWDEP from the coding sequence ATGGCTATGCAAACCGCCCCCCTCACTCCCGGCCAAAAGATGCGGCAATACCGCTGCAAGATGAAGCAAAAGGGACTTCGATCCGTCCAGATCTGGATACCGGACACGCGTTCCCCGGCTATTTCCAGCGCGTTGCGGCGTCAATCCCTCCTGGCCAGCCGCAGCCCGGAAGAACAGGAGGTCATGACCTTTTTGGACGATGTCCGGGCTTGGGATGAGCCATGA
- a CDS encoding phosphoadenosine phosphosulfate reductase family protein: MNDTERQARWALPLEEKIAAGKAVVLAAIDRFGPDFWLAWTGAKDSTLVLWLTREACRERSLPMPRVLTIDEGDPFPEIQAFQERMVREWGLDLTVAANTDVLSRRPAIGDYLAVADLSPESRAEVARAGFTGEGFPFDPESPVGNQLMKVAPMNGFLRDNHVAALATAIRWDEHPARANEDYESPREDPPHLRVHPILHLRERDVWDITRSRGIPFCELYAKGYRSLGTKTGTVRQSDLPAWEQDLEDRSGERAGRDQEKEEAMEQLRSLGYM; encoded by the coding sequence ATGAACGACACCGAACGGCAGGCCCGCTGGGCCCTGCCCCTGGAAGAGAAGATCGCGGCCGGGAAGGCCGTGGTCCTGGCGGCCATCGACCGTTTCGGCCCGGATTTCTGGCTGGCCTGGACCGGGGCCAAGGACAGCACGCTGGTCCTGTGGCTGACCCGGGAGGCCTGCCGGGAACGGTCCCTGCCCATGCCCCGGGTGCTGACCATCGACGAGGGCGACCCGTTTCCGGAGATCCAGGCCTTTCAGGAACGGATGGTCCGGGAGTGGGGGCTTGACCTGACGGTCGCCGCCAACACCGACGTCCTGTCCCGCCGTCCGGCCATCGGCGACTACCTGGCCGTGGCCGACCTGTCCCCGGAGAGCCGGGCCGAGGTGGCCCGGGCCGGGTTCACGGGCGAGGGCTTCCCCTTTGACCCGGAATCGCCGGTCGGCAACCAGCTCATGAAGGTCGCGCCCATGAACGGCTTTTTGCGCGACAACCACGTGGCCGCCCTGGCCACGGCCATCCGCTGGGACGAGCACCCGGCCCGGGCGAACGAGGATTACGAGAGCCCGCGCGAGGACCCGCCGCACCTGCGCGTCCACCCGATCCTGCACCTGCGCGAACGCGACGTCTGGGACATCACCCGGTCGCGCGGCATCCCCTTTTGCGAACTCTACGCCAAGGGCTACCGCAGCCTTGGCACCAAGACCGGCACGGTGCGCCAAAGCGACCTGCCCGCCTGGGAACAGGACCTGGAGGACCGCTCGGGCGAGCGGGCCGGCCGGGACCAGGAAAAGGAAGAGGCCATGGAGCAGCTGCGCTCGCTTGGCTACATGTAG
- a CDS encoding PAS domain-containing hybrid sensor histidine kinase/response regulator, with product MSETRTDSGPGPLAAARTRVAALEARVADLLARQERCELFFQHSVMGILIGDAAGRILDANPRALALLGYAAGELCGKNIRDIVHPDDQQAVSVDAGPQAARLGRSFSIERRWRRKNGSWLPVQVDFSQLDAASGLFQVMIQDITARKAAEEATIAALALAETASQAKSAFLANMSHEIRTPLNGVMGMLQLLAGTPTTPEQADYLATAMDSASGLLRILSDVLDISHLDSGRMVLADERFALTDVLEPVAASFAHEAALKSLAFSRRVAPDTPDELRGDPGRVRQILYNLTANAIKYTPSGEVRLEVAPVPGEADAAGATLEFLVADTGIGIAPAMQEQVFEIFSQADPSVTRSYGGTGVGLAIVKGLTDLMGGRVTLCSQEGFGTEVRVRLRFARPGDATRACAAGTPPCLSGRRVLVVEDETINRLTIRAMLRKFDCEPAMAENGRQALALLAEKDFDCVLMDVQMPVMDGLTATRAIRQGEAGVRNPGVPIIALTAHAMDEDRHAAEAAGVTGYLVKPVDMDALVRAMGKAFCGGDREE from the coding sequence ATGAGCGAGACGCGAACCGACTCCGGCCCCGGCCCCCTGGCCGCCGCCCGGACCCGCGTGGCCGCCCTCGAAGCCCGGGTGGCGGACCTGCTCGCCCGCCAGGAGCGGTGCGAACTGTTTTTCCAGCACTCGGTCATGGGCATCCTGATCGGGGACGCCGCCGGCCGGATCCTCGACGCCAATCCCCGGGCCCTGGCCCTGCTCGGCTATGCGGCCGGGGAGCTTTGCGGCAAAAACATCCGCGACATCGTCCATCCCGACGACCAGCAGGCCGTTTCCGTGGACGCGGGACCGCAGGCCGCCCGGCTGGGCCGGTCTTTTTCCATCGAACGGCGGTGGCGGCGAAAAAACGGCTCCTGGCTGCCGGTGCAGGTCGATTTCAGCCAGCTCGACGCGGCCTCCGGCCTCTTTCAGGTCATGATCCAGGACATCACCGCCCGAAAGGCCGCCGAAGAGGCCACCATCGCCGCCCTGGCCCTGGCCGAGACCGCCAGCCAGGCCAAATCCGCCTTCCTGGCCAACATGAGCCACGAAATAAGGACGCCCTTAAACGGCGTCATGGGCATGCTCCAGCTTCTTGCCGGCACCCCGACCACGCCCGAGCAGGCCGACTACCTGGCCACGGCCATGGACTCGGCCTCGGGACTGCTGCGCATCCTGTCCGACGTCCTCGACATCTCGCACCTCGACAGCGGCCGCATGGTCCTGGCCGACGAACGCTTCGCGCTGACCGACGTCCTCGAACCGGTGGCCGCCTCCTTTGCCCACGAGGCGGCCCTCAAAAGCCTGGCCTTTTCCCGGCGCGTGGCCCCGGACACCCCGGACGAACTGCGGGGCGACCCGGGCCGGGTGCGCCAGATCCTCTACAATCTCACGGCCAACGCCATCAAATACACCCCAAGCGGCGAGGTCCGGCTGGAAGTGGCTCCGGTGCCCGGGGAGGCCGACGCGGCCGGGGCGACCCTGGAATTCCTGGTGGCCGACACGGGCATCGGCATCGCGCCGGCCATGCAGGAGCAGGTGTTCGAGATCTTTTCCCAGGCCGATCCGTCGGTCACCCGTTCCTATGGCGGCACCGGCGTGGGCCTGGCCATCGTCAAGGGCCTGACCGACCTCATGGGCGGCCGGGTGACGCTTTGCAGCCAGGAAGGCTTTGGCACCGAGGTCCGGGTGCGGCTGCGGTTCGCCCGGCCCGGGGACGCCACCCGGGCCTGCGCCGCCGGGACGCCCCCCTGCCTGTCCGGCCGGCGGGTGCTGGTGGTCGAGGACGAGACCATAAACCGGCTGACCATCCGGGCCATGCTGCGCAAGTTCGACTGCGAGCCGGCCATGGCCGAAAACGGGAGGCAGGCGCTGGCCCTTTTGGCGGAAAAGGATTTCGACTGCGTACTGATGGACGTGCAGATGCCGGTCATGGACGGCCTGACCGCCACCCGGGCCATCCGGCAGGGGGAGGCGGGGGTGCGCAATCCCGGAGTGCCCATCATCGCCCTGACCGCCCACGCCATGGACGAGGACCGCCACGCGGCCGAGGCGGCCGGCGTTACCGGTTATCTGGTCAAGCCCGTGGACATGGACGCCCTGGTCCGGGCCATGGGCAAGGCGTTTTGCGGCGGCGACCGGGAGGAATGA
- a CDS encoding glycosyltransferase family 4 protein translates to MRVGLDLHTLSGLRQGSRTYMANLAARLPYAAPDIDFVFYATDPDAPAIRALAPDAPNVTRRPIPPGRLARLVAPFPARAAREVDVLHCQYLGPLLGGPACVVSIHDILHETMPEFFPKGLGSLMRLCYPGNARRAARVLTISQFSRDAIVARYKVPPDRIAFAHLGVGEEFAPVRDPGAMTALRARLGIPDGPYILSVGRIEPRKNIPGLVAAYRILRERLGENAPALVLAGGRDRLFADFHARITADGGGAGLVFAGSVPQADLPALYCGAAVFAYPSFGEGFGLPVAEAMACGAPVVASTAPAVPEVAAGAALLVDPRDPAGLADALARILTDPALASDLSARGLARARELTWDPAVALCLEAYRLAAEGK, encoded by the coding sequence GTGAGGGTCGGCCTCGATCTCCACACCTTGTCCGGCCTGCGCCAGGGCTCCCGGACCTACATGGCCAATCTGGCCGCCCGGCTGCCGTATGCCGCGCCGGATATAGACTTCGTTTTCTACGCCACGGACCCGGACGCGCCGGCCATCCGGGCCCTGGCCCCGGACGCGCCGAACGTCACCCGCCGCCCCATTCCCCCCGGCCGGCTGGCCCGGCTGGTGGCCCCGTTTCCGGCCCGGGCCGCCCGGGAGGTGGACGTGCTCCACTGCCAGTACCTGGGGCCGCTTCTTGGCGGCCCGGCCTGCGTGGTCTCCATTCACGACATCCTGCACGAGACCATGCCCGAATTTTTCCCCAAGGGGCTCGGGTCGCTCATGCGCCTTTGCTACCCGGGAAACGCCCGCCGGGCGGCCCGGGTCCTGACCATCTCGCAATTCAGCCGCGACGCAATCGTGGCCCGCTACAAGGTGCCGCCGGACCGGATCGCCTTTGCCCATCTCGGCGTGGGGGAGGAGTTCGCGCCGGTCCGGGATCCGGGGGCCATGACCGCCCTGCGCGCTCGCCTGGGCATCCCGGACGGGCCGTACATCCTGTCGGTCGGGCGCATCGAGCCGCGAAAAAACATCCCCGGCCTGGTGGCCGCCTACCGGATCTTGCGGGAACGGCTGGGAGAGAACGCGCCGGCCCTGGTCCTGGCCGGCGGCCGGGACCGGCTTTTTGCCGATTTCCACGCCCGCATCACGGCCGACGGCGGCGGGGCGGGCCTCGTCTTTGCCGGGTCCGTGCCCCAGGCCGATCTGCCGGCGCTCTATTGCGGGGCGGCGGTCTTCGCCTATCCGAGCTTCGGCGAGGGTTTCGGCCTGCCGGTAGCCGAGGCCATGGCCTGCGGCGCGCCGGTGGTGGCGAGCACGGCCCCGGCCGTGCCCGAGGTGGCGGCCGGGGCGGCGCTCCTCGTCGATCCCCGCGACCCGGCCGGCCTGGCCGACGCCCTGGCCCGGATCCTCACCGACCCGGCCCTGGCGTCCGATCTGTCCGCCCGGGGCCTGGCCCGGGCCAGGGAACTGACCTGGGACCCGGCCGTCGCCCTGTGCCTGGAAGCCTACCGACTGGCGGCGGAGGGGAAGTAG
- a CDS encoding HigA family addiction module antitoxin: MRTPIHPGEILAEELEALHMSANQLAGYLKVPANRISQVLRGQRTVTADTARRLARFFGTTPQYWMNLQMLFEIDRDRLEEDKEAEIGSIPRFDAVDHCRA; this comes from the coding sequence ATGCGCACCCCTATTCATCCCGGCGAAATTCTGGCCGAAGAGCTGGAAGCGCTGCACATGAGCGCCAACCAGTTGGCCGGCTACCTCAAGGTGCCGGCCAACCGGATCAGCCAGGTCCTTCGGGGCCAGCGTACCGTCACGGCCGACACGGCCCGGCGGCTGGCCCGGTTTTTCGGGACCACGCCCCAGTATTGGATGAATCTGCAGATGCTTTTCGAGATCGATCGAGACCGCCTGGAAGAGGACAAGGAAGCGGAAATCGGCTCCATTCCCCGGTTCGACGCCGTGGACCACTGCCGCGCATGA
- a CDS encoding class I adenylate-forming enzyme family protein — MTLETPDRPDRPARPAPSDRPVPPGLFALIERNANANPSGLAIRCGREAVTHAGLAEAVARAAGGLAGLGLSKGERLAVFSRKTPAAMLAFLAAAAAGGVFFPLDPNQPPDITRGILSRLTPAVVCAAAEFLPVLDALYPSGPPFAVVAMDGPGRPGAVRLDDLAAGPWPASLPAIGRDDPVYLNFTSGTTGAPKGAVTTLGNLLANTEAANEAFGLTPEDVHLCMMPVFVHPHETLMRPLVLGGTMVLCDRVAARTVAETCQTQGVTALMAVAAIYETLFRLPAGADNPLSRLRVAESGGMHVPSVLAAGFAARFGVGLSPVWGSTETTGIALANRPGDPYAACCLGRPVPGYGIEVLREDGSAAGDGEPGELTVSGPGVCPGYFGEAGGPEFRLHGGRFRTGDIVRREADGRFYFAGRQSMLLKVGGMKVFPVEIEEALRAHADVIEAIVIPIADDLRGEAAKAVAVLRPGAAVTPGDLRRFLSGRLHRMKMPRVIEIRDALPRTPGGKIAWRALVSP; from the coding sequence ATGACCCTGGAGACCCCAGACAGGCCGGACAGGCCCGCCAGGCCGGCGCCGTCGGACCGGCCTGTCCCGCCCGGCCTTTTTGCGCTGATCGAGCGAAACGCCAACGCCAACCCTTCGGGCCTGGCCATCCGCTGCGGCCGGGAGGCCGTGACCCACGCCGGCCTGGCCGAGGCCGTGGCCCGGGCGGCCGGCGGCCTGGCCGGGCTGGGCCTTTCCAAGGGGGAGCGGCTGGCGGTTTTTTCCCGCAAGACCCCGGCCGCCATGCTGGCCTTTCTGGCCGCCGCCGCCGCGGGCGGCGTTTTTTTTCCCCTGGACCCCAACCAGCCGCCGGACATCACCCGGGGCATCCTGTCCCGGCTGACCCCGGCCGTGGTCTGCGCGGCGGCCGAGTTCCTGCCGGTGCTGGACGCCCTCTATCCGTCGGGTCCGCCCTTTGCGGTGGTGGCCATGGACGGGCCCGGCCGTCCCGGCGCGGTCCGCCTGGACGACCTGGCCGCCGGCCCCTGGCCCGCCTCCCTGCCCGCCATCGGCCGGGACGACCCGGTCTATTTGAACTTCACCTCCGGCACCACCGGGGCGCCCAAGGGGGCCGTGACCACGCTCGGGAACCTGCTGGCCAACACCGAGGCGGCCAACGAGGCCTTTGGCCTGACCCCGGAGGACGTCCACCTGTGCATGATGCCGGTCTTCGTCCACCCCCACGAGACCCTGATGCGGCCGCTTGTCCTTGGCGGCACCATGGTCCTTTGCGACCGGGTGGCCGCCCGGACCGTGGCCGAGACCTGCCAGACCCAGGGCGTGACCGCGCTCATGGCCGTGGCCGCCATCTACGAGACCCTTTTTCGCCTGCCGGCCGGGGCGGACAATCCGCTTTCCCGGCTGCGGGTGGCCGAATCCGGCGGCATGCACGTGCCCTCGGTCCTGGCCGCCGGCTTTGCCGCCCGCTTCGGCGTCGGCCTCTCCCCGGTCTGGGGCAGCACCGAGACGACCGGCATCGCCCTGGCCAACCGGCCGGGCGACCCCTACGCCGCCTGCTGCCTGGGCCGGCCCGTGCCGGGCTACGGGATCGAGGTCCTTCGCGAGGACGGTTCCGCGGCCGGGGACGGCGAGCCGGGGGAGCTCACGGTCTCCGGGCCGGGCGTGTGCCCGGGCTATTTCGGCGAGGCGGGGGGGCCGGAATTCCGGCTCCACGGCGGCCGGTTTCGCACCGGCGACATCGTGCGCCGGGAGGCTGACGGCCGGTTCTATTTCGCCGGCCGCCAGAGCATGCTCCTCAAGGTCGGGGGCATGAAGGTCTTTCCCGTGGAAATCGAGGAGGCCCTTCGCGCCCATGCCGACGTGATCGAGGCCATCGTCATCCCCATCGCCGACGACCTGCGCGGCGAGGCGGCCAAGGCCGTGGCCGTCTTGCGCCCGGGCGCGGCCGTGACCCCAGGCGACCTGCGCCGCTTCCTGTCAGGGCGGCTTCACCGCATGAAAATGCCGCGCGTCATCGAAATCCGAGACGCCCTGCCCCGAACCCCCGGAGGAAAAATCGCATGGCGCGCCCTCGTGTCGCCCTAG
- a CDS encoding type II toxin-antitoxin system PemK/MazF family toxin has product MKRGDVVIVSLSGDYGKMRPAVVVQHDQANPTHASIVVCPFSSCLIDAPLFRISVEPTATNGLETTSQIMVDKISAVRRDRLRQVVGRLDDAVMVQINRTLALWLGL; this is encoded by the coding sequence ATGAAACGCGGCGATGTCGTCATCGTTTCCCTGTCAGGCGACTACGGGAAAATGCGTCCGGCCGTCGTGGTGCAGCATGACCAGGCCAACCCGACCCATGCCAGCATTGTGGTCTGCCCCTTTTCGTCTTGCCTGATCGATGCGCCGCTTTTTCGGATTTCCGTGGAACCGACTGCCACCAACGGGCTTGAAACGACATCCCAAATCATGGTGGATAAAATTTCAGCCGTCAGACGCGATCGCCTGCGCCAGGTGGTGGGCCGATTGGATGATGCGGTCATGGTGCAAATCAATCGAACCCTGGCCCTGTGGCTGGGATTGTAA